In Halosimplex halophilum, the genomic stretch ACTCGTCGAGGTCGAGATCCCCGACGACGATCCCACCGTCCCGTGGACGGAGTTCGTCCCCGAGGAGGCGGCGATCCGCGGGTTCCACTCGGTGACGCTGTGGCTCGCCGACCCCCAGCCCACCGAGGAGTTGCTGGAGGCGATGGGCATGGAGCGGGTTGGCACCGAGGAAGCGGAGGGTGGCACGCCCGGCGACGAGCGCACCCGCTTCGAGGCGACCGGCGCGGTCGGGCAGTACGTCGACGTGCTCCCGACGATCCAGGGCGGCCGGCAGGGCCACGGCACGGTCCACCACGTCGCCTTCCAGACGCCCACCGACGAGGACCAGGAGGGGATGCGCAAGGCCGTCCGCTCGCGCGGGCTCAGCCCCACCCAGCAGATCGACCGCCACTGGTTCCGCTCGGTGTACTTCCGCGAGCACGGCGGCGTCCTCTTCGAACTCGCGACCAGGGATCCGGGCTACACCAGCGACGAACCGCTCGACGACCTCGGCGGCCGGCTCGTCCTCCCCGGGACGTTCGAGGACCGCCGCGAGGAGATCGAGGCCAACCTCGCCGACGTGACCGTCCCGCGCGCCGAGGCTGCCGAAGCCGACGACTGAGACCGCTCGGCCGACGCGCGTATCGGACCGTGAAACAGCCACCGTGGCGCGCGCTGGAGCGCGCTTTCATGCGCGCGACAACACCGCGCGAGGGATGAGCATCGCAGGCCGCAGGCCGAGACGCGCAAGAGGCTGGGGAGGTGTGAGGCCCCCTGCGGTGCTGTGCGGGGCGGTGCCGTTCCTGGCGGACTGAACGGGCGAGGCGCGCTCGCGCTTGTTCAGTCGTCTGAGCGGGCCATTATCCGAAGCGGCCCTTGGGCCGCGAGGATATCCCGCTCAGCGACCGCGAGCGCGCCTCGCCCTTTCAGCGCTCACTGTCGAGTACAGTCGATTCAACTCCTGGCGAGCGAATCGCGTCACGCTTTTCCCGACGACCCACCGAACTCCGACGATGACCGACGTGGAGCGCGCAGCCCGAGCCATCGCGGACGGCGACCTGGTGGTCTACCCGACCGAGACCGTCTACGGGATGGGTGCGAACGCCGTCGACGCCGAGGCGGTCGAGCGGGTCTTCGAGGTCAAGGGCCGCGACCGGGACAAGCCCGTCTCGCTGGGCGTGCCGAGCGTCGAGCGGGCCACCGAGTACGTCGACCCGACCGAGCGGGAACTCGACTTCATGCGCGAGTTCCTGCCCGGGCCGGTCACCGTCGTAGTCAGGCGACGCGACGCCGTGCCCGACGTGCTGACCGCCGGGCGCGAGAAGGTCGGCGTCCGCGTCCCCGACCACGACCTCGCGCTGGAACTGTTCGAGGCGGCCGAAGTACCGGTCACCGCCACGAGCGCCAACCTCTCGGGGACCGGGAGCGTCCGGGAGCCCTCGGAGCTGAGCGACGAGGTCCGCGAGCGGGTGGCCGCGGTGCTCGACGGCGGGCGCACCGACGGGATGGAGAGCACCGTCGTCGACGCCGAGACCGGCGAGATCCACCGCCGCGGCGCGATGGCCGACGACATCGAGGCGTGGCTCGCCGACCACGCCGACACCGGGTAGTTCGACACGAAACAGGGGGCGAAGTCGCAACTAATCGCCGGGGACACCGTCAGGTACCGGGGTTCGACACGAAACAGGGGGCGAAGTCGCAACTAATCGCCGGGGACACCGTCAGGTACCGGGGTTCGACACGAAACAGGGGGCGAAGTCGCAACTAATCGACGCGGATGCCGGAGACGGCGTCGTGGAGCCGGTCGGCCAGCTCCTCGGCGCGGTCGGCCGAGCGGGCCTCGGCGTAGACGCGGACGACGGGCTCGGTGCCCGACGGGCGGGCGAGCACCCAGCCGTCGCCGTAGTCGAGGCGGTAACCGTCCGTCGTGTCGAGGTCGGCGACCGACTCCTCCGCGGCGCGCTCGATGGCGTCGAGCATGGCCTCGCGCTGTCGCTCGCTGTCGTAGGCCACGTCCCGGCGGACGTTCACGTAGTCGTCGTAGTCGGCGACCACGTCGCTCGCGGGTTCGCCGCGGCGGGCGAGCAACTCGCAGAACCGGGCTGCCGTGTAGGCGCCGTCGCGGGCGATGCGGTAGTCGGGGAAGAGGACGCCGCCGTTGCCCTCGCCGGCGACGGGGACGGACTCGCCGGTCGCCAGCAGGTCGCGGATGCGCGAGACGATGTACGTCGACCCGATGGGCGTCAGGGTCAGGTCCGCGCCGGCGGCGTCGACCACGTCAACGAGCCGCTGGGAGGCGTTGACCGCGGAGACGGCGGTGTCGCCCTCGTCGAGGGCGTCGGCGGCCAGCGCCGCGAGGGCGGCGCCGCCCTCGACGTGGTCGCCCCGCTCGTCGACGAAGATGGCGCGGTCGGCGTCGCCGTCGTGGGCGACCCCCAGGTCGGCGTCCGTGGCGCGGACGAACCGCCGGAGGTCGCCGAGGTTCGCCGCGACGGGCTCGGGGTCGCGCCCGGGGAAGTGGCCGTCGGGCTGGGCGTGGATCGTCTTGACGCGGCAGCCGAGCCGGCGGAAGAACTCGGGGCTGGTGACCGCGCCGGCGCCGTGGCCGGGGTCGACCGCGACGGTGAGGTCGGCGTCGGCGACGGCCTCGCGGTCGACGGCGGCGAGCAGTTCGTCGACGTAGGCGCGGGCGGCGCCGTCGACGTGGCGGCGCTCGCCGGTCTCCGCCCAGCCGACGCGCCGTGGCGCCTCGTCGAGCAGCCGCGTCTCGATGGCTTCGAGCCGTTCGCGCGGGAGTTCGACGCCGTCGGCGCCGACGAGCTTGATGCCGTTGTACTCGGGGGGGTTGTGCGAGGCGGTGACCATCAGGCCCGGGACGCCCTCCCGCTCGGCGTAGGCCTGGAGGCCGGGCGTGGGGACGACGCCGAGGCGGTCGACGGAGACGCCGACGCTGGCGAGGCCGCCGGCGACGGAATCGACGAGCATCGGGCCGGTCCGGCGGGTGTCCCGGGCGACCGCGACGCGGTCGGCGCCCCCGGCGCGCCAGACGGTGCCGGCCGCCTGCGCCACGTCGGTTGCATCGCTCGGCGTGAGGTCGTCGTTGACCACGCCGCGCACGCCGCTGGACCCGAAGACCCTCATCACGCGCTAGTCAGCGGTCCGCCCGCATAGTGGTTCCGGAGCGCGACGGACCGGCCGGGCGGCCGCCGCCCGGCGCCGCTTGCCCTCGCAAGCCCTAGCGATTCGCCGGCCGGTCGCTTCCCGGCCGATAGCTCCCCGGCATCGCGCTCCACTCGCGGCGCTCGCGGCGCGACCGCGTATCGAACCGGCTAAACCGCGGGCGGCCGACAGCCGGGGTATGGACACCCAGGGACTCATCGACGCGCTCCGCGCGGCCGACGCCGTCAAGTTCGGGGAGTTCGAGCTCTCCCACGGCGGCACCTCGAACTACTACGTCGACAAGTACCTCTTCGAGACCGACCCCGACTGCCTCGAAGCTATCGCCGAGGCGTTCGCCGACCACCTCGCGCGGACGACCGACGGCGAGACCAAACTCGCCGGCGTCGCGCTGGGCGCCGTCCCGCTGGTCGCGGTCACCAGCGTCGAGTCGGGCAACCCCTACGTCATCGTCCGCAAGCAGCAGAAGGAGTACGGCACCGCCAACCTCGTCGAGGGCGAACTCGCCGACGGCGAGGAGGTCGTGGTGCTGGAGGACATCGCGACGACCGGTCAGAGCGCCGTCGACGCCGCCGAGGCGCTGCGGGAGGCCGGCGCGGTCGTGAACCGGGTGCTCGTCGTCGTCGACCGCGAGGAGGGCGCCGCCGAGAACCTCGCCGAGCACGACCTCGAACTCGAATCGCTGGTCACCGCCTCTGACCTGCTCGACGACGCGCCCGAGGGCGTGGACGCGACCTGACGCCAGCACCGTCTGACTCCCACGCCGCCCGACGCCTACGTCACCTGACGCCGGGGAGCCCCGATTTCGGATCCCGCGAAATTCACCGACCGGTCGACGGCGGTATCCGGCCGCTCCGCGCCTGTGAATCACACGCACGGAAGGGGCAGTCGGCCCACGTCACAACGCTTTTATTCGATAGCGCGTTAGCGAAGGGCAGGATGGCAGGTGACTGCTTTACAGGCGGGCCTCGCGCCCCATAACCAGTCACCGCCACGTTCTCGCGCTCGTCGCTCGCTGCCGGACAGCGGCGCCTGGCGCGGTGGAGGTCGATGACATGTCACAGCAGGAATCCTCAGTCACGGTGGAACTGCCCGATGGAAGCACGCTCGACGTTCCGTCGGGCGCCACAGTCGAAGACGTGGCCTACGAGATCGGTCCGGGGCTGGGCTCCGACACCGTCGCCGGCAAGCTCGACGGCGAACTCGTCGCCAAGGAGGAGCCCGTCTACGACGGCGCACGCGTCGAGATCGTCACCCCCTCGGCCGACGAGTACCTGCAGGTGATGCGCCACTCGGCCGCCCACGTCCTCGCCCAGGCGGTCCTGCGGGAGTACCCCGACGCCGACCTCGCCACCGGCCCGCCCACCGAGGAGGGATTCTACTACGACTTCGACGGCGTCGACGTCGACGAGGACGACTTCGACGAGCTGGTCGCCGAGATGGAGTCCATCGTCGAAGACGACCTGGCGATCGAGCGCGAGGAGGTCCCCATCGACGAGGCCCGCGAGCGGGTGGCCGGCTCCCCCTACAAGGAGGAGATCCTCGAGGACCTCGCGGCGGGCGACCGCGGCGCCGACGACGACATCGAGACGGTCTCGTTCTACAGCCAGGGCGAGTTCTCGGACCTCTGTGCCGGCCCGCACGTCGCCTCGACCGGCGAGATCGGGGCCGTCGACCTCCGGGAGATCGCCGCGACCAACTGGCGCGGCGACGAGGACCAGCCGCGGCTCACCCGCGTCTACGGCACCGCCTTCGAGTCGGAGTCGGACCTGGAGGACTACTGGGAGCGCAAGGAGGAGGCCGAGCGCCGCGACCACCGCCGCATCGGCCGGGAGATGAACCTCTTCTCCATCCCCGAGCACTCCCCCGGCTGCGTGCACTTCCACCCCGACGGGATGGCCATCCGCCGCGAGCTGGAGGAGTACATCCGCGAGAAGAACGACGAGCTCGGCTACGAGGAGGTCTGGACCCCCGAGCTCAACAAGGTCGACCTGTGGAAGACCTCGGGCCACTACGAGCACTTCTGCGAGGAGGACGAGATGTTCCACTGGGACCAGGCCAGCGCCCGCACCGAGGGCGACGAGGCCGACGAGTACGGCCTCAAGCCGATGAACTGCGCCAACCACGTCCACCTCTACCAGCGCGAACGCCGCTCCTATCGCGAGCTCCCGAAGCGGTACTGCGAGTTCGGCACCTGCTACCGCAACGAGCGCTCCGGCGAACTCTCCGGGATGCTCCGCGTCCGCGGGTTCACCCAGGACGACGGCCACGCGTTCGTCACCCGCGACCAGATCCAGGGCGAGGTCACCCGCACGCTCGAAGTGATCGACGACGTGCTCGCCGACTTCGGGCTGGACGTGACCTTCAAGCTGGAGACCCAGCCCGACGACTCCTTCGGCGACGACGAACTGTGGGAGCGCGCCGAGGACGACCTCCGCAGCTCGCTCGACGCGCTCGGCGAGGGCTACGAACTCGAGGCCGGGGAGGGGGCCTTCTACGGGCCGAAGATCGCCGCCGACGCCGAGGACGCCATCGGCCGCGAGTGGACCGTCGGCACCGTCCAGCTCGACTTCGTCCAGCCCGAGCGGTTCGACCTCGTCTACGTCGGCGAGGACAACGAGGAACACACCCCGGTCATGATCCACCGCGCGCTGCTCGGGACCTTCGAGCGGTTCATGGCCGTCATGATCGAGCACTTTGCGGGCCGCTTCCCGCTGTGGCTCGCGCCCGAACAGGTCCGCGTCCTCCCGCTCAACGAGGACGTGCTCGGCTACGCCCACCGCCTGCGCAACGACTTCGAGGCGGAGGGCTTCCGCGCGACGGTCGCCGACGGCGACGACACGCTCCAGCGGAAGATCCGCGCCGCCCACGACGAGAACGTCCCGTACATGCTCATCGTCGGCCCCGACGAGGAAGAGGCGGGCACCGTCTCCGTCCGCGACCGCGCCGAGCGCGAGGCCCGCGACGTCGACCCCGAGGAGTTCCGCGAGCACCTCCGCGACGAACGGGCGGAGAAGCGGCTCGAACCGGACTTCCTCGACGAGTAGTCGGGGACGCGTCCGGGCCGACCCGGACCGTTTTTGTCGCTGGCTGCCACACACCGCGAGCATGGCGACCGACGCGCTCCGACGGACGGTGCGGCGCGGCGTCGCGGTCCTCGCGATCCCCCTGTGCCTGATCGCCCTCCAGCTCCGAGAGGTGATCGACGCGCTGCCGCGGGGCGACTACGTGCCCGGCGCGGTGACCGTGATAGTCCCGTCCGGTCTTCTGGTCGGCGCAGTCGGGTATCTAGTCCTCTCGGTGCTGGCGGCGGGCGTCTCGTGGGCGGGCGACGACCCCCGGCCGGCCGACCGTCCCGACGCCGAGTGACCGCCGATAGCGACGACGAGACGCCCGAACACCGGTATCGTTTTGCTCGTCGCGATTCGACCACCCGCTAGTCCCCCTCCATGCCCGCCCGCATCCGCGCGCTGGGGGTCGTCGCGGTCGCCCTCCTGTGTCTGCTGGCCGCGATCGGCGCCCTCGCGCTGTCGGTCCCCGGCGCCCCCGCCGACGCCGACCAGAGCGACCCGACCGACGGCGGCCTCCAGCGCCTCCACGCCGCCGGCGTCACCGGCGGGAACGTCACCGTCGGCGTCGTCGGCGTCACCGGCTTCGATACCGACCACCCGGCGATCGCCGGCCAGGTAGTCGAGAGCCGCGCGTTCGGCGACGGCGCGACGGTAGAGAACGGCGGCCGCAACCGCCACGGCACCGCCACCGCCGCCGTCGTCGCGCGCACCGCTCCCGACGCCGACCTCCGGCTCGCCACCTTCGACGACACGACCGGCTTCCGGCGGGCTGTGACGTGGCTCGTCACCGCCGACGTGGACGTGGTCGTCGCCCCGGTCTCGTTCTACGGCCGCCCCGGCGACGGCACCTCGACGGTCGCGCGACTCGGCGAGTGGGCCCGCCGGCAGGGCGTCGTCTTCGTCGCGCCGACGGGCAACCTCGCCCGGGGCCACTGGGCGGGGCGCTACGGTGACCCCGATGACGGCCGCCTGCGGTTCGGCGAGTCGACGCGCAACTACCTCGCCGGCCGCGGGAGCGAGGCGCGGATCTGGCTCGCCTGGGACCGCGCGCACGCCAACCGGACCTTCGTCGCCGAACTCTACCGGACCGACGACGGCGAGCGCACGCTGGTCGCCCGCTCGGAGCCGTTCCCCGGCGACGGCGTCCCCAACGCCCGGATCAACGCCCGACTGCAGGGCGGCACGTACTACGTCGTCGTCCGCGGCCCGCCGAACGCCACCGGCGCGCGGGTCCGCCTCTCGTCGCCGACCCACCGCTTCCAGCGGACCCGCCCCGCGGAGAGCGTCGCCGCCCCGGCCACCGGCCGCGGCGTGATCGGCGTCGGCGCCTACGACCCCGCCGCCGGCCGTGTCGAACCCTACAGTTCCAGGGGCCCCACCGCCGACGGCCGCCTCGGCGTCGACGTGGTCGCGCCCGCTCGACACGAAATCGGGGGGTATGACGAGCCGCTGGTCGGCTCCTCCGCCGCGACGCCGTACGTCGGCGGCCTCGCCGCGCTCGTCCTCGACGCCGACCCCGACCGCTCGCCCCGTGCCGTCGAACTCCGCCTCGAACGGACGGCCGAGGACGTGGGCCCGGCGGGCACCGACCCCGTCGCCGGCAACGGCCTGGTCGTCCCCGGCCGCGCCGTCGACGTCCCCGCCAACGCCACCGGCTGAGGGAGACTCCCACGGCAGGCGTCGCGTCACGACCGGGCGACCGAAGGAGTGTTCCAAGCAGTCGATCCGACGAGCGGTGGATCCAACGAGCGGTGCTGTCGGCGCGCGCTGTCGTCTCGGAATCGCTTGCGATTCCGAGGGCCGTCAGAGCTTGCTCTGACGTTGGCGCGCTCTCGTGCGCGCGACCGTAGCCGCGCGAGGTCTTCTCGAACTCGTGAGAGAAGGCTCGTCAGAGGTTGTCTCTGACGGTGGATGAGCACCGCAGCTTGCGAGGAGCGCAATCGGCTGGGGAGGTGTGTGGCCGTCTGCGGTGCTGTGCGGGGCGGTGCCGTCCTGGCGGACTGAACGGGCGAGGCGCGCTCGCGTGCAGTTCAGTCGCCTGAGCGACCCCTACCCGAGCGTAGCGAGGGTATGTCGCTCAGCGACCGCGAGCGCACCGAGGGCTTTCACCGCTTGCTGTCCCCTGCGGTAGCGACCCCAGTTAGCGAGCGCGCCGAGGGATTTCATCGTTTGCTGTCAAGTACGGTCGATCCAATCCAGAGCGAGCGCGCCGAGGGCTTTCAGCGCCTGTCGTTTCTTGCGGTCGCGGTCACTGCTAACGAGCGCGGCGAGGGCTCTCAGCGGACACTATCGAGTGCGAGCCGACCGACTGCTACGAACCGAATACGAACCACGACACAGCCGACAGAGATGGGCCCCACACCCTCACACCGACCACCACCGAATCGCAAGACACCGACCGTTCAAAGCGGGATTTAACCTTCGGGTAGGGCTATATGAACAGGGACGAAAGGATCGAACAGGAGATGTCGGGGCTCATCGACCGCATCCAGGACCGGACGGCGACCAGCGACGAGCGACTGCGGGTCCTCGACGTCGAGGGCGAGGAGACCGACGACGTGCTGGACGCGCTCGCGACGGACACCCGGCGGGCGGTCTACCGGGCGCTGTTCGAGCGCCCGCGCACCGCCTCGGAGATCGCCGACGCCGTCGACACGTCGGTCCAGAACGTCCACTACCACGTCTCGAACCTCGAAGCGGCCGGGCTGGTCGAGCCCGTCGACACGCGCTACTCCGAGAAGGGCAACGAGATGACCGTCTACGGGCCGGCGAGCGACCCGCTGGTGATCGTCGGCAACGAGGAGGTCCGCCCGCGCGTCCAGCGGACGCTGACCGACGTGGTCGGCGGGATCGGCCTGCTCGGCGTCGGCGCGCTGCTCGTCCAGTGGGGCGCCGAGCGGGTCGCCCGGCCCTCCATCGGGGGCGCCGGTGCGGGTCCCGCGAGCCCCAACGCGACCGTCGGCGAGCCCGGCTCGCTCGCCTGGCTCGTCTTCGACGTGGTCGAGCCCGGCGTCCTCTTCTTCTTCGCCTGTCTCGCGGTGGCCGCCCTCGCGGCCCTGGCGCTCGACCGGTAGACCCTCGCCTCGATCGGCAGACAACACGCCCCGACCGTCGACGTTTCTCACACCGACAGCGACGGATACGGTCGGCATCCCCGCGCGCGACGACCGTCGACAGCGATGAGCGTCGACAGCGGCGAAGTGACGACGGCGGCGACAGTAGTGAGGAACGGTGAGAACGCGGAGAACAGCAGCGGTTCCCGGAAACGGTGGCGGGAACGGTAACGGAAAACAGGTCAGAAGCGGCCGAACGTGCGAGCCGGACGGGGTCAGCCCCGGACGAAGCCGAGGAAGAGGGCGACGCCGCCGAAGGCGATCAGGCCGCCCACCGCCAGCGCGCCGAGGCCGGTGAGCAGGGAACCGGAACCGCCGGCGGCGGCGACCGTCGCGCCGTCCGGTCCGGCGGGCGGGTCGTCGGCGGTGGCCGTCGAGGCGTCGCCGTCCGCGCCGCTCGCGCCGTCGTCGGCCATGACGACGAGCGTGCCGATGGCGTCGGGCTCGCCGTCGGCCCCGGCGCCGGCCGACACGGCCACGTCGTAGTCGAAGGGGTCGAGCGGGCTGTCGAGCGTCGTCTCGCTCGTGACGTTCGCCGGGCGGACCTCGCCGGCCTCGGCGACGGCCAGCGCGGGGCGGTCGGCGTCGTCGGTCGCGCCCGTCCGGACGACCACGACCGCGCGGTCGTCGCCGTTCGTGTCGCGGATCACGGCGGTCGTCTCGTAGGCGACCTCCTCTCTGTCGCCCAGGGTGACGGTCAGCGCGTCGGCGTCGCCGAACGCGACGGGGATCCGCGCCACGTCGCCCTCGGTGACCTGGGTGACGCCCTGGACGCCGACGCCGTCGGCCGCGAGCGGCGTGGCGGTCGATCCCTCACCGCCCGCGGGCGTCGCGGTCGGGCAGTCGCCCTCGCAGTCGGCGACGCGCCCGTAAGCCTCGGCGAGCGCCTCGCCGTCGCCGCGGACGGTCACCTCGAAGGGCGTGCCCGCCGACACGTCGGTGAAGTCGAACGACCCGGCGAAGGTCCCGTCGTCGTCCACGGTGGTCTCGACCTGCATGAGGAACGGCGACGACGACGAGCGGGAGGTCACCCGGACCGACAGCGTCGTCCCGGGATCGAGCGTCGTCTCGCCGGAGATCTGCTGCTGTGCGGCCGCGTCGACGACGACCTCGCCGTCGTCGTTCGTGTCGACGGTCGTCCCGTCGTGCAGCGGCCGCGGGGTCGCCGTCTCGTCGGTCCCGTCGGCCCCGTCGCTGCCGTCGTCCCCCGTGGACTCGCCGTCGGCGCTCAGCAGCGCCAGCGACCCGATGGCGGCCGGGTCGGCGGGGTCGCCCAGCGAGAGGTCGTAGGCCGTCGGCGCGAGCGGGTCGTCGGTGCCCGCGAGCTCCGTCCGGTTGTCGACCGCGTCGCCGTCGGCGACGGTGAGGTACGACCCGGGGCCGCCCTCGTCGACGGCCGCCGTGTCGAAGCGGACGACGACGGTCCCGTCGCCGTCGGCGTCGGTGACCGTCGCGCGGGCCTCGAAGTTCTGGTCCTCGGCGTCCGCGTCGCCGATCGCGAACCGGATGCCTTCGCCGTCCGAGCCGGTCGTGTTGATCGCGATCTCGGCCGTCTCGCCCTGTCGGACCGTGGTGATCGTCTCCTCGAAGGACGGGCTCGCCGGGGCGCCGGCGGCGACGACCCCCGCCAGCGGGCCGGTGACCAGCGTCGTGACGAGGACGGCGACCAGGGCGAGCCGGGCGCCGCGGCGCGCTCGCGCGGGGAGCGCGCGGGCGCCGGCAGTGACGGAGGGGATGCCGGTCATCCGACCACCTCCGTCGGACGCGGTCGAGCGGCGGCGTTCCGCGGACGGGCGTCGCGTGGCTGTCCGCGTGCGGTGCGTCGGTCGGAGGTGCCGGTCGCGGGCGACCGGTCAGGGTGGCAGTCCTCGGTCATCGCACTCGGAGCGTCGTTCGGCGTACAAATACCACTCCCGTAAGCTTCAAACTGGCTTTGAGCGGCGGTCCGCCGCGGGTCCCCGACGGAACCGCGACGGTCACGAGGTCCGCCGCGCGGGGCTAGGGCTTTTATCCGGGCGCGCGAAGACGTATCCACAGTGGCGAGCGCGTCCGACCCGGACTACCTGCGATTCTTCCCGTACGAGGAGCCGTACGACCACCAGACGGAGGCGATGGGCACCATCTCCGACGCGCTGGCCGACGCCCGGAACGTCCTCTTCGAGGGGGCGACGGGCACGGGCAAGACGCTCGCCTCGCTGGCGCCCGCGCTTGAGTACGCCCGCGAGACGTCGAAGACCGTGGTCATCACGACCAACGTCCACCAGCAGATGCGCCAGTTCGTCCGCGAGGCCGCCGCGATCACCGACCAGGAGCCCATCCGCGCCGTCGTCTTCCAGGGGAAGGCCTCGATGTGCCACATCGACGTGGGCTACGAGGAGTGCCAGGCGCTGCGGGACACGACCCGCGAACTCGTCGACGCCGAGGAGAACCGCGCGGAGCTGGAGGAACAGCAGCGCGCGCTCCTGGAGGAGAGCCAGGACGGCAGCGCCGAGGCCGCCGACGCCCGCGGCGCGGTGATGGACGAACTCGAATCGGTCGAGGAGGAGATCGAACAGATCCGCGAGGAGCGGAACGTCTGCGAGCACTACTACGAGAACCTGACCGCAGACACCGACGCCTTCTACGGCTGGCTCTACGACGACGTGCGCACCCCCGAGGACGTGTACGGCTACGCCGAACGGGAGGGGATGTGCGGCTACGAACTGCTCAAGGAGGGCATGGACGGCGTGGATCTCGTGGTCTGCAACTACCACCACCTGCTCGACCCGACCATCCGCGAGCAGTTCTTCCGGTGGCTGGGCCGCGACCCGGAGGACGTGATCGCCGTCTTCGACGAGGCCCACAACGTCGAGGACGCGGCCCGCGACCACGCCCGCCGCACGCTCACCGAGACGACGCTCGACCAGGCCGTCGAGGAACTGGAGGGCAGCGACGACCCCCGCACGGAGGCGGGGCTGAACGTCCTCGACACCTTCAGGCAGGCGCTGGTCGACGCCTACCAGGAGGCGTTCTCCTTCGGCGAGCGCGAACAGGTCGAGGACAGCTGGTACGACCTGTCGATCGACAACGACGACGCCCGCGACGACCTGACGCTTTCGTTCCTGCAAAACTACTCCGGGCCGGGCTTCCGCGAGGAGCTCGACCGGACGCTCGACCTCGCGCGGGAACTCGACCAGTCCTACGAGGAGGCCTACAAGAACGGCGAGACGACGACGCGCCAGGAGTGCCAGACGCTGCAGGCGGCCACGTTCGTCGAGGACTGGCTCGACGAGTCCGCCGCCGAGGGGCAGTACCCCGTGGTGAGCGTCCGCCGCGCGGAGGAGGGCGGCCCGCGGGAGGCCGGCGAGATCTACGGCCGCGCGGAGCTGTACACCTGCATCCCGAGCCAGGTGACCGCGGATCTCTTCGGCGACCTGCACGCCAGCGTGCTGATGAGCGCGACGCTGCGGCCGTTCGACGTGACGGAGGACGTGCTCGGCCTCGACGACCCGGAGACGCTGGCCTACGGGCCGCAGTTCCCCGAGGAGCGGCGGCGCACCTACGCCGTCGACGGGCCCGCCCTGTTCGCCAGCAAGCGCGACGACATGGAGGTGCAGTCGACGGTCGCCGGCGCGCTGGAGGACGCCGCGCGGTTCACGCCCGGCAACACCCTGGCCTTCTTCCCGAGCTACGCCGAGGCCGAGCGCTACCACCAGCGGGTCGACACGGCCGGCGCGACCTACCTCGACCGCCCCGGCACCTCGGCCAAGGAACTGCGCGAGCGGTTCACCGACGACGACGACGCCGTCCTGTTCACCTCGCTGTGGGGCACCCTCGCCGAGGGGGTGAGCTTCGACGGCGACGACGCCCGGACCGTCGTCGTCGTCGGCGTCCCGTACCCGCACCTCGACGACCGCATGGACGCCGTCCAGGAGGCCTACGACGCCGCGTTCGGCGACGAGGACGAGCCCGGGGGTCGCGGCGGCTCGGGGGCCAGCGGTCGGGACGACGACGAGGGCGCGGGCTGGCGCTACGCCGTCGAGATCCCCACCGTCCGCAAGACCCGCCAGGCGCTCGGTCGGGTCGTCCGCTCGCCCGAGGACTTCGGCGCCCGAATCCTGCTCGACAGGCGCTACACCGAGCGCTCGGAGGTCGAGATGTCCGACTACTCGGTGCGGGGCACCTTCCCGCCCGAGGAGCGCCGGGAGATGGTCGACGTGGACCCCGAGAAGCTCAAGTTCGGGCTCCTGAACTTCTACCAGGACGTGGACGGCTACGACGGCGAACCGCCCCGGCCGTAAGATCGCCCTACCGAGGTCGAGGAGCGGCGGTGCCGGGCGACCGGTGTCGTTCGGACGGCTGAACTCGCAAGCGCAGGTTGCGGGTCGCCCCGGTCTGGACGCCGGCTGATCGCCGGGTTGTCCCCCGATTCCGGGCACGTA encodes the following:
- a CDS encoding S8 family serine peptidase, which produces MPARIRALGVVAVALLCLLAAIGALALSVPGAPADADQSDPTDGGLQRLHAAGVTGGNVTVGVVGVTGFDTDHPAIAGQVVESRAFGDGATVENGGRNRHGTATAAVVARTAPDADLRLATFDDTTGFRRAVTWLVTADVDVVVAPVSFYGRPGDGTSTVARLGEWARRQGVVFVAPTGNLARGHWAGRYGDPDDGRLRFGESTRNYLAGRGSEARIWLAWDRAHANRTFVAELYRTDDGERTLVARSEPFPGDGVPNARINARLQGGTYYVVVRGPPNATGARVRLSSPTHRFQRTRPAESVAAPATGRGVIGVGAYDPAAGRVEPYSSRGPTADGRLGVDVVAPARHEIGGYDEPLVGSSAATPYVGGLAALVLDADPDRSPRAVELRLERTAEDVGPAGTDPVAGNGLVVPGRAVDVPANATG
- a CDS encoding ArsR/SmtB family transcription factor, with translation MSGLIDRIQDRTATSDERLRVLDVEGEETDDVLDALATDTRRAVYRALFERPRTASEIADAVDTSVQNVHYHVSNLEAAGLVEPVDTRYSEKGNEMTVYGPASDPLVIVGNEEVRPRVQRTLTDVVGGIGLLGVGALLVQWGAERVARPSIGGAGAGPASPNATVGEPGSLAWLVFDVVEPGVLFFFACLAVAALAALALDR
- a CDS encoding BGTF surface domain-containing protein; the protein is MTGIPSVTAGARALPARARRGARLALVAVLVTTLVTGPLAGVVAAGAPASPSFEETITTVRQGETAEIAINTTGSDGEGIRFAIGDADAEDQNFEARATVTDADGDGTVVVRFDTAAVDEGGPGSYLTVADGDAVDNRTELAGTDDPLAPTAYDLSLGDPADPAAIGSLALLSADGESTGDDGSDGADGTDETATPRPLHDGTTVDTNDDGEVVVDAAAQQQISGETTLDPGTTLSVRVTSRSSSSPFLMQVETTVDDDGTFAGSFDFTDVSAGTPFEVTVRGDGEALAEAYGRVADCEGDCPTATPAGGEGSTATPLAADGVGVQGVTQVTEGDVARIPVAFGDADALTVTLGDREEVAYETTAVIRDTNGDDRAVVVVRTGATDDADRPALAVAEAGEVRPANVTSETTLDSPLDPFDYDVAVSAGAGADGEPDAIGTLVVMADDGASGADGDASTATADDPPAGPDGATVAAAGGSGSLLTGLGALAVGGLIAFGGVALFLGFVRG
- a CDS encoding ATP-dependent DNA helicase, encoding MASASDPDYLRFFPYEEPYDHQTEAMGTISDALADARNVLFEGATGTGKTLASLAPALEYARETSKTVVITTNVHQQMRQFVREAAAITDQEPIRAVVFQGKASMCHIDVGYEECQALRDTTRELVDAEENRAELEEQQRALLEESQDGSAEAADARGAVMDELESVEEEIEQIREERNVCEHYYENLTADTDAFYGWLYDDVRTPEDVYGYAEREGMCGYELLKEGMDGVDLVVCNYHHLLDPTIREQFFRWLGRDPEDVIAVFDEAHNVEDAARDHARRTLTETTLDQAVEELEGSDDPRTEAGLNVLDTFRQALVDAYQEAFSFGEREQVEDSWYDLSIDNDDARDDLTLSFLQNYSGPGFREELDRTLDLARELDQSYEEAYKNGETTTRQECQTLQAATFVEDWLDESAAEGQYPVVSVRRAEEGGPREAGEIYGRAELYTCIPSQVTADLFGDLHASVLMSATLRPFDVTEDVLGLDDPETLAYGPQFPEERRRTYAVDGPALFASKRDDMEVQSTVAGALEDAARFTPGNTLAFFPSYAEAERYHQRVDTAGATYLDRPGTSAKELRERFTDDDDAVLFTSLWGTLAEGVSFDGDDARTVVVVGVPYPHLDDRMDAVQEAYDAAFGDEDEPGGRGGSGASGRDDDEGAGWRYAVEIPTVRKTRQALGRVVRSPEDFGARILLDRRYTERSEVEMSDYSVRGTFPPEERREMVDVDPEKLKFGLLNFYQDVDGYDGEPPRP